From a region of the Acomys russatus chromosome 4, mAcoRus1.1, whole genome shotgun sequence genome:
- the LOC127187483 gene encoding coiled-coil-helix-coiled-coil-helix domain-containing protein 2-like — translation MLHGSRSRTSRVPPPASRAPQMRAAPSRAPAAQPPAAAAPSAVGSPAAVPRQPGLVAQMATTAAGVAVGSAVGHTLGHAITGGFSGGGNAEPAKADITYQEPQGSQLLDQQSRGPCSLEIRQFLECAQNQSDVKLCEGFDEVLWQCRIANGLI, via the coding sequence ATGCTGCATGGAAGCCGAAGTCGCACTTCCCGGGTGCCTCCTCCAGCCAGCCGAGCCCCTCAAATGAGGGCTGCTCCCAGCAGAGCACCTGCAGCTCAgcctccagcagcagctgcaccATCTGCAGTTGGCTCACCTGCCGCTGTACCCcggcagccaggcctggtggcccagATGGCAACCACTGCAGCAGGTGTGGCTGTGGGCTCTGCGGTGGGGCACACCCTGGGTCACGCCATCACTGGGGGCTTCAGTGGAGGAGGTAATGCTGAGCCCGCAAAGGCTGACATCACTTACCAGGAGCCTCAGGGATCCCAGCTGCTGGACCAGCAGTCTCGTGGGCCTTGCTCTCTTGAGATCAGGCAGTTTCTGGAGTGTGCCCAGAACCAGAGTGACGTCAAGCTGTGTGAGGGCTTCGATGAGGTGCTGTGGCAGTGCAGAATTGCAAATGGTTTAATCTAA